The sequence AGTTAACTATGGGACATTGTTTAACACGGGACACTCACGGTATCTTCAATTATTTCGTGCCGTTTGTCAAGACCAGCCGCCACGCTTTTAATTACGGTTATTGAAAATCGGCTGGATGATATTATAATTAGGTCAACGTATGAATTATTGCAGCGCAAGGAAAATACCAGAAGGAGGGCAAAATGAAGATAACAGCGGTCAAAACATTTCCCTACAGTGCCGGGTGGAGGGACATACTTATCGTCAAGGTGGAGACCGATGAGGGGATTTTCGGCTGGGGCGAAGCTGGCCTAATGGGACGCGTGCGCGCCTGTGAGGCCACGGTTAAAGAAATAGAGACCTACTTAATCGGTAAAGACCCCTGTCAGATTGAGCTGCACTGGAACAATATCTACCGGAATAGCTATTGGAGGCCATCGGTGACTCTCCTGAGCGCTCTGGCCGGGGTGGAAATAGCGCTGTGGGATATTCTCGGGAAGTACCTGAACGCGCCGGTTTATACCCTTCTGGGAGGCGCATACCATCCCCGCGTCAAGGTCTATGACAACGCCTGGTGGGTCGGGGCTAAGTCTACCGAGGACTATGCCAGGCGAGCGCAGCAGTCGGTGGCCCACGGTTTCAAGCATCTTAAGTGGGACCCGTGGTGGTGGGAGGATGGTGGAGTCGACATATTCATCGACAGGAAGCAAATGCGTCGTGCCAAGGAATGTGTGAAGCTGGTGCGGGAAGCTGTCGGCGATGATGTTGAACTGCTTCTGGAAATGCACGGTCGGTTCAGCCCCGATGACGCCATTCGAGCGGCTTGCGACCTGGAAGAGTACCGACCATACTTTATCGAAGAACCCATTCCTCCTCACTGCAGCGTGGACGCCCTGGCCAGGGTTAAAGCTGGCACGCAGATACCGGTAGCCGCCGATGAGAGATTCCATACCCGATGGGGATTCTGGGAAGTATTAGATAAACAGGCGGTGTCTATCATCCAGCCTGACTTAATTTATTGCGGTGGTATCCTGGAGACAAAGAAGATAGCAGCTATGGCGCAGGTTTTTTATATAGGTGTGGCACCGCATATCTCCGAAGGACCTATTGACGTTGCCGCTTTAGTCCATGTTGATGCCTCAACGCCGAACTTTTTAATTCAGGAGTTTTTCTACCCCGATTTGTCCACTTACGAGGAAATCCTGACGGAACCCTTTCCTGTTCCAAAAGACGGATTCATCGAATTGCCAACCAGGCCCGGCCTGGGCGTTGAGTTAAACGAGAAAGCGCTGACCAAGAAGCCCTTCAAGTATCGACCTGGCCTTGAGTTGGGCGTTTTTTGGAAGGGGGGTATTACGGCTTTCGGTAAGTCAAGCGGGGAATAATTCAGCGCCGTCTTTCCCAAGCTGGATAATCCGCTAAATGTGTCAAAAGGTTTATCCTGTTACAATTTAAAAATATGTTTGCACTTAAGGAGGTTAAAGTAATGTCGAACGCAGAATTGATAGGGAGAGCCAGGAGAGTATTAGCCGGGGCTAACACGAACCTGCCAGGTGGCGGTTTCGCTCCCCGCTTTATGGTTAAAGGAGAAGGAGCTCATCTCTGGGATGCGGACGGAAAAGAGTATATCGATTATGTGCTATCGGCGGGGCCACTTATCTTCGGACACAGTAATCCGGAATTCATTGAAACCCTGAAAGACCAGCTGGATACGATATGGTCACTGAACTCGACTATTTTCCAGCAGTCCGCACTGGAGGTGGAAGTGGCGGAGAAATTCGTACAGCTTGTACCGTGTGCGGAAAAGGTTCATTTTAATCCAACTGGCTCGGAGACGGTCCAGCTTGTAATCAGGCTGGCACGTGCTTATACCGGGAGGCGCTATTTTATTCGCTTTGAGGGCCATTACCACGGATGGTTTGATAATATCCTGGGCGGAGCTGTTAATGAGGAATCTGCTGGCAGGCCTTTTCCTGTGGAAAACAAACAAAATCTGGCAACGGAAGGTAGAGACACAGCGGCTTTAGAGCAGAGCTTTTTACTGCCATGGAATGACATAGCGATTTTGGAAGAGGTGCTTGAGAAATACGGTGAAGAAGTGGCCATGGTTATCATGGAGCCAATCCTGTGTAATTCCGGCTGTTGTCCACCCCGACCGGGCTATCTGGAAAAAGTCAGACAACTGTGCACCAAATATGGCATCGTATTATGTTTCGACGAGGTAATCACCGGTTTCAGGGTAGCTCTGCATAGCGCCCAAGGT comes from Chloroflexota bacterium and encodes:
- the dgoD gene encoding galactonate dehydratase, coding for MKITAVKTFPYSAGWRDILIVKVETDEGIFGWGEAGLMGRVRACEATVKEIETYLIGKDPCQIELHWNNIYRNSYWRPSVTLLSALAGVEIALWDILGKYLNAPVYTLLGGAYHPRVKVYDNAWWVGAKSTEDYARRAQQSVAHGFKHLKWDPWWWEDGGVDIFIDRKQMRRAKECVKLVREAVGDDVELLLEMHGRFSPDDAIRAACDLEEYRPYFIEEPIPPHCSVDALARVKAGTQIPVAADERFHTRWGFWEVLDKQAVSIIQPDLIYCGGILETKKIAAMAQVFYIGVAPHISEGPIDVAALVHVDASTPNFLIQEFFYPDLSTYEEILTEPFPVPKDGFIELPTRPGLGVELNEKALTKKPFKYRPGLELGVFWKGGITAFGKSSGE
- a CDS encoding aminotransferase class III-fold pyridoxal phosphate-dependent enzyme; the encoded protein is MSNAELIGRARRVLAGANTNLPGGGFAPRFMVKGEGAHLWDADGKEYIDYVLSAGPLIFGHSNPEFIETLKDQLDTIWSLNSTIFQQSALEVEVAEKFVQLVPCAEKVHFNPTGSETVQLVIRLARAYTGRRYFIRFEGHYHGWFDNILGGAVNEESAGRPFPVENKQNLATEGRDTAALEQSFLLPWNDIAILEEVLEKYGEEVAMVIMEPILCNSGCCPPRPGYLEKVRQLCTKYGIVLCFDEVITGFRVALHSAQGLFGVTPDIGIFGKAMAGGLPLAAFAGKKEIMDFLLGKRVVSGGTFGRYPLGLAATLASMKILEKDDGAFYKKIDRIQKPLMDGLKEISKKRGIPMFLQGTRGAFITRFIDLGKEVAYSVRDFAAVDTQKERRWAELMAEEGVILMFGGRFYISSAHTEADVHRTLECADRVICKL